The Candidatus Rokuibacteriota bacterium genome segment AGCCCGGCCAGGTCCGCGCCCACGAAGCCGTGCGTTCGCTCGGCGATCCGGGCGAGATCCACGTCGGGAGCCAGTGCCGTCCGGCGGGTGAGGGCGCTGAGGATCTCGAGACGCCCCGCGGCGTCGGGCGGACCGATGGCGATCTCCAGGTCGAAGCGGCCGGGGCGGCGGAGCGCCGGGTCCACGGCGTCGGGGATATTGGTCGCGGCCACGACCACCACCCGGCTCTGCGGCCCGAGGCCGTCCATCAACGTCATGAGCTGGGCCACCACCCGCCGCTCCACCTGCCCTTCGACGTCCTCGCGCTCGGGCGCGATGGCGTCGATCTCGTCGAAGAAGATCAGGGCCGGGGCCTGGGCCCTTGCCTCGGCGAAGACGTCGCGGAGATGGGCCTCGCTCTCGCCGTAGTACTTGTGGACGATCTCGGGCCCATTCACCGGGATGAGGTGGGCGCCGAGCTCGGCGGCGAGCGCGCGGGCCAGGAGGGTCTTGCCGCAGCCGGGCGGGCCCCAGAGGAGCACGCCGCGCGGCGGGTCGAGCCCGAGCCGCTCGAAGAGCTCCGGGTGGCGGAGCGGGATCCCGACGACCTCGCGGAGCCGCCCGATCTCGCGCCCGAGCCCGCCGACATCGGCGATCCCGACCGTGCGGCCGGGTGCGGGCTCCACCTCGAGCGCCGTGGTCGATTGCACGACGACGGGCCCCGGGGGCTCCGTCTCGCGCACCACGAGGACGGTCGCAGGACGCCCGGCGGGCGCCCACTCGATCCAGTCACCGGCGATCACCGGCTCCCCCGCCAGGTCGCGGCACAGCGCCGCGCCACCACCGTTCACGAGGGCCCCGTCGACGCTCACGCGGAGGCGCACGGCGTCGGCGGCGTCCACGGGGGCGACCCGCACGCGGTCCCCCGCGGCGACCGCCGCGTTGCGGCGGACGCAGCGGGAGAGCCGGACTGTCCCCTCGCTTCCGTCCTGGACGGCGGTGCGGAGCAGCCGCGCGGCCGTCGTGCGACGGCCGTGGACCAGGACCACCCGGCCCATCGGTACCCCCAGCCGGGCCAGATCGGCAGGCGCCAGCGCCACCGCGGCGCCGCCCCGAGCCTCGGGCTCGTCCGGGCCAACCACCGTGACCAGCCCCGCCGGCCCGCTCGCGAGCACCACCTTCTCGCTCACTCCCCCGCTCCCTCAGCCGATCCAGTGGGCCGGCAGCCAGAGCGCCAGCGGTGGGAACATGACGAGCACGACCGCCACACCCAGCATGACCAGGAGGAACGGCATG includes the following:
- a CDS encoding AAA family ATPase, translated to MSEKVVLASGPAGLVTVVGPDEPEARGGAAVALAPADLARLGVPMGRVVLVHGRRTTAARLLRTAVQDGSEGTVRLSRCVRRNAAVAAGDRVRVAPVDAADAVRLRVSVDGALVNGGGAALCRDLAGEPVIAGDWIEWAPAGRPATVLVVRETEPPGPVVVQSTTALEVEPAPGRTVGIADVGGLGREIGRLREVVGIPLRHPELFERLGLDPPRGVLLWGPPGCGKTLLARALAAELGAHLIPVNGPEIVHKYYGESEAHLRDVFAEARAQAPALIFFDEIDAIAPEREDVEGQVERRVVAQLMTLMDGLGPQSRVVVVAATNIPDAVDPALRRPGRFDLEIAIGPPDAAGRLEILSALTRRTALAPDVDLARIAERTHGFVGADLAGLCREAALRVLSETLETAGLDPTPLEVRQADLLAACDVARPAAMRPLAVGIAPARWEDVGGLGEAKARLREAVQWRVRHPELCRHYGVRLPQGILLVGPAGSGKTLLARAAATESGLPVFATSGAALLSKWVGDTERAIRDLFRRARQAAPSLVLLDELDALAAARGAPGESRVGDRAVAQLLAELEGLAGASPVVVIGATSRPDLLDPALFGARRLEDVIELGPLSRDDALDVFDVHLRGLPLAPDVDRQVLADLTPGWVGGELAGLCQRAATAALRETLTAGSAPGPIVARHFRAALEASAPAVERRRRTSRVPASAEAEHGQPG